One genomic window of Cellulophaga sp. Hel_I_12 includes the following:
- a CDS encoding c-type cytochrome, with protein MKKVTYRNQFSKVLGLSLLIGLLFSTSLFSQDEIASSGDPAKGKSLFNQNCAACHALNRNMTGPALANVESRLASEEGLDKEWLYAWIKNSAGLIASGDAYANKIYNEYNKAAMTAFPTLSNADIDDILAYTAAPPPAPVVTAEALPGEGTAASGGLSNEVILGALVLVFALLVMMLIMVNMTLRRIAEANGVFVEKEASEKRTPIWKAFVQNQFLVLVTVIFLLLGSAYFAYGWMMQVGVDQGYAPIQPIHYSHKIHAGDNKIDCQYCHSSARVSKHSGIPSLNVCMNCHKSIYEYKGNPEGPSKEDLANGYTNEFYTGEIKKLYKAVGWDEENQKYTGESKSVEWVRIHNLPDFAYFNHSQHVTVGGIECQTCHGPVEEMEIMYQFSPLTMGWCINCHRETNVKVEGNEYYEKIHAELSKKYGVETLTAAQMGGLECGKCHY; from the coding sequence ATGAAAAAGGTTACGTACCGCAATCAATTTTCTAAAGTTTTAGGTCTCAGTTTGTTAATCGGACTTTTGTTTTCAACAAGTCTTTTTTCTCAAGACGAAATCGCTTCTTCCGGTGATCCTGCAAAAGGTAAATCCTTGTTTAATCAAAATTGCGCTGCTTGTCATGCTTTAAATAGAAATATGACAGGTCCTGCTCTTGCCAATGTTGAAAGTCGGCTTGCAAGTGAAGAAGGTTTGGATAAGGAGTGGCTATATGCTTGGATCAAGAACAGTGCAGGTCTTATCGCTTCGGGCGATGCTTATGCTAATAAGATCTACAACGAGTACAACAAAGCAGCAATGACTGCTTTTCCAACATTGTCAAATGCGGATATCGATGATATTTTAGCCTATACGGCTGCACCGCCTCCGGCTCCTGTGGTTACTGCTGAAGCCCTTCCTGGAGAAGGAACTGCTGCATCAGGAGGTTTGTCAAACGAAGTGATACTAGGGGCTTTGGTTCTAGTTTTTGCGCTGCTTGTTATGATGTTGATTATGGTCAACATGACTTTGCGCAGAATTGCAGAAGCAAACGGTGTTTTTGTTGAGAAGGAAGCGTCTGAAAAAAGAACTCCGATTTGGAAAGCTTTTGTTCAAAATCAATTTTTGGTTTTGGTAACCGTTATTTTCTTACTTCTGGGAAGTGCATATTTTGCTTATGGCTGGATGATGCAAGTAGGTGTTGATCAAGGTTACGCCCCAATTCAACCCATACATTACTCGCATAAAATTCACGCTGGTGATAACAAGATTGATTGTCAATATTGCCATTCTTCAGCACGAGTATCTAAGCATTCTGGAATACCTTCTTTGAATGTTTGTATGAATTGTCATAAATCTATTTATGAATACAAGGGAAATCCAGAAGGTCCGTCTAAAGAAGATTTAGCCAATGGGTATACCAATGAGTTTTATACTGGAGAAATTAAAAAACTATACAAAGCAGTAGGCTGGGATGAAGAAAATCAAAAATACACAGGGGAGTCTAAGTCTGTGGAATGGGTGAGAATTCATAACCTTCCTGATTTTGCTTACTTTAACCACTCTCAACACGTAACTGTTGGTGGTATTGAATGTCAAACCTGTCATGGTCCAGTGGAAGAAATGGAGATTATGTATCAATTTTCACCGTTAACGATGGGTTGGTGTATTAACTGCCACAGAGAAACTAATGTGAAGGTAGAAGGCAATGAATATTATGAAAAAATTCATGCAGAACTTTCTAAAAAGTATGGTGTTGAAACCTTGACAGCTGCCCAAATGGGTGGATTGGAATGTGGTAAGTGTCACTATTAA
- a CDS encoding TAT-variant-translocated molybdopterin oxidoreductase, whose translation MASNKKYWKSEAELNPNDSIVEALRHNEFVQDIPVDEFLGDKDNLASSSTNRRDFLKYVGFSTAAATLAACEGPVIKSIPYVVQPETIIPGIANFYATTIANGFDFSSVLVRTREGRPISIQNNVDAKVNGGANARVNASVLGLYDSTRLQGPMQNGEAIDWSDLDAAVKNGLAAAQNSGKQIVLLTQTYASPSTERLVGDFKASYANVKHISYDAISEDAALNAFEAKYGERALADYDFSKAEVIVSFGADILGDWQGGGFDSGYSKGRIPQNGKMSRHIQFEANMSLTGANADKRIPLKPSEQKVALAKLYAKLNNTSVGGSLSDAATKAVDAAAAQIRKAGTAAVVVTGLDDLNAQAVVLAINEQIKSAAFDVAAPKYTRQGNVKEVNTLVADMKAGKVGVLLMDGVNPAYSLPNASDFLEGLQTVGLSVSFSTNTNETTIATQYTGASSYFLESWGDVQMKKGHYGLMQPTIKELFDTRQFQSSLLVWMGNDKTYYEYIKETWTTSILGESEWNKALHDGVFSASTTVLSDLDSAVSAIVAPMSEVAVDQATVVPLASALRDLSNATVADMELSLYSKVGMGDGQMANNPWLQEFPDPISRVSWDNYVTVSKTDAEKLGFVNEHVANGGLDGSYAKVTVGGVAVENVPVIIQPGQAVGTIGLALGYGRLEGMKTEMQTGVNAYPLYQNFSSSQTVSIEKSAGLHEFACVQLQKTLMGREDIIKETTLEIFNTKEAQDWNKKPMVSLDHQEVAASSVDLWESFDRSIGHHFNLSIDLNACTGCGACVIACHAENNVPVVGKKEIRVSRDMHWLRIDRYYSSEDTFADDIEAKDSTDGLGLGNYLVGDGEGDGSLSTFSRLEDPSLNPQVAFQPVMCQHCNHAPCETVCPVAATTHSRQGQNHMAYNRCVGTRYCANNCPYKVRRFNWFLYNNNDEFDYHMNNDLGKMVINPDVTVRSRGVMEKCSMCIQKTQKTILDAKRDGRVIEDGEFQTACSSACNNGAMVFGDINDKDSKIADLKESNRMYHLLEYVGTKPNVFYHVKVRNTEEA comes from the coding sequence ATGGCATCAAACAAAAAATATTGGAAAAGTGAAGCGGAGTTAAATCCAAACGATTCCATTGTTGAGGCGCTAAGACATAATGAGTTTGTTCAAGATATTCCTGTGGATGAATTTTTAGGAGATAAGGATAACTTGGCTTCTTCATCAACGAACAGAAGAGATTTCTTGAAATATGTTGGTTTTAGTACTGCTGCTGCTACTTTAGCAGCCTGTGAAGGACCGGTAATTAAATCTATTCCTTATGTTGTGCAACCAGAGACGATAATTCCTGGAATAGCAAACTTTTACGCGACAACCATTGCAAATGGTTTTGATTTTTCAAGTGTACTAGTAAGAACTAGAGAAGGAAGACCTATTTCAATTCAGAACAACGTAGATGCTAAAGTAAATGGCGGTGCTAACGCAAGAGTCAATGCATCGGTTTTAGGTTTGTATGATAGCACTCGTTTGCAAGGGCCTATGCAAAATGGCGAAGCTATCGACTGGAGCGATTTAGATGCTGCGGTTAAGAATGGTTTAGCAGCTGCTCAAAATTCAGGCAAGCAAATTGTACTCTTAACCCAGACCTATGCTAGTCCTTCTACGGAAAGATTGGTAGGTGATTTTAAAGCGTCATACGCCAATGTGAAGCACATTTCTTATGATGCCATATCAGAAGATGCGGCATTAAATGCCTTTGAAGCTAAATACGGAGAAAGAGCCTTAGCAGATTATGATTTTTCTAAGGCAGAGGTAATCGTGTCTTTCGGTGCTGACATTTTAGGTGATTGGCAAGGTGGAGGTTTTGATAGTGGATATTCTAAAGGACGTATTCCTCAAAATGGTAAAATGTCGCGACACATTCAGTTCGAGGCAAATATGTCATTAACGGGAGCGAATGCTGATAAGAGAATTCCTTTAAAGCCAAGTGAGCAAAAAGTGGCATTGGCAAAGTTATATGCCAAATTAAATAATACATCAGTTGGCGGAAGCTTAAGTGATGCGGCTACTAAAGCAGTAGATGCTGCAGCAGCTCAAATTCGTAAAGCAGGTACTGCGGCAGTAGTGGTAACTGGTTTAGATGACCTTAATGCTCAGGCAGTTGTTTTAGCTATAAATGAACAAATAAAGAGCGCAGCTTTTGATGTTGCAGCTCCAAAATATACAAGACAGGGTAATGTAAAAGAAGTCAATACCTTAGTTGCTGATATGAAAGCTGGTAAGGTTGGTGTATTGCTTATGGATGGTGTAAACCCTGCATATTCACTACCTAATGCTTCTGACTTTTTAGAGGGACTTCAAACAGTTGGTTTATCTGTTAGTTTTTCTACCAATACAAACGAAACTACAATAGCTACGCAATATACAGGTGCTAGCTCCTATTTCTTAGAATCTTGGGGTGATGTTCAAATGAAAAAAGGACATTACGGCTTAATGCAACCAACGATTAAAGAATTATTTGATACACGTCAATTCCAATCGTCACTATTAGTTTGGATGGGAAATGACAAAACGTACTATGAATATATAAAAGAGACTTGGACTACTTCTATTTTGGGAGAGAGTGAATGGAACAAAGCACTGCATGATGGTGTGTTTTCCGCTTCAACTACTGTTTTAAGTGATCTTGATTCGGCTGTAAGTGCCATCGTTGCACCAATGTCAGAAGTTGCTGTTGATCAGGCTACAGTTGTACCTTTGGCTTCTGCTCTCCGTGACCTATCAAATGCCACGGTAGCTGATATGGAATTAAGCTTATATTCCAAAGTAGGTATGGGTGACGGTCAAATGGCGAATAACCCTTGGTTGCAAGAATTTCCAGATCCTATTTCTCGTGTTTCATGGGACAATTATGTTACCGTATCTAAAACAGATGCTGAAAAATTAGGGTTCGTTAACGAACATGTGGCGAATGGCGGTTTAGATGGTAGCTATGCAAAAGTCACTGTGGGTGGTGTTGCTGTTGAAAATGTTCCGGTTATTATTCAACCAGGACAAGCTGTTGGAACTATTGGTTTAGCCTTGGGCTATGGAAGGCTAGAAGGGATGAAAACCGAAATGCAGACAGGTGTTAACGCTTATCCGCTTTATCAGAATTTTTCAAGTAGCCAGACGGTTTCTATTGAGAAATCCGCAGGACTTCATGAGTTTGCTTGTGTGCAGTTGCAAAAAACCCTAATGGGTAGAGAAGATATTATAAAAGAAACAACCCTCGAAATATTTAATACCAAAGAAGCTCAGGATTGGAATAAAAAGCCAATGGTTTCTTTAGATCACCAAGAAGTCGCTGCTTCATCTGTAGATTTATGGGAAAGCTTTGATCGTTCTATTGGGCATCATTTTAATTTATCGATAGACTTGAATGCCTGTACTGGTTGTGGAGCTTGTGTTATTGCATGTCATGCAGAAAACAACGTACCTGTAGTAGGGAAAAAAGAGATAAGAGTGTCAAGAGATATGCACTGGCTGCGTATTGATAGGTACTATTCTTCTGAAGATACGTTTGCCGACGATATTGAAGCAAAAGATAGCACTGATGGCCTAGGTTTAGGAAACTATTTAGTGGGTGACGGAGAAGGAGATGGTTCTTTGTCTACATTCAGTAGATTAGAAGATCCTTCCTTGAATCCTCAAGTTGCTTTTCAGCCTGTAATGTGTCAGCATTGTAACCATGCACCTTGTGAAACGGTTTGTCCGGTTGCGGCAACTACACATAGTCGTCAAGGTCAAAATCATATGGCCTATAACCGTTGTGTAGGTACTAGATATTGTGCGAACAACTGTCCTTATAAAGTACGTAGATTTAACTGGTTCTTGTATAATAACAACGACGAGTTCGATTACCACATGAATAATGACTTAGGTAAAATGGTTATTAATCCAGATGTTACCGTACGTTCAAGAGGGGTTATGGAAAAATGTTCTATGTGTATTCAAAAAACGCAGAAAACTATTCTTGACGCTAAGCGCGATGGTCGCGTGATAGAAGACGGTGAGTTCCAAACGGCATGTTCTTCAGCGTGTAACAATGGGGCAATGGTATTTGGAGATATCAATGATAAAGACAGTAAAATAGCTGATCTTAAAGAGAGTAATCGTATGTATCACTTGTTAGAATATGTGGGTACAAAACCTAACGTGTTTTATCATGTGAAAGTGAGAAATACGGAAGAAGCATAA
- the nrfD gene encoding NrfD/PsrC family molybdoenzyme membrane anchor subunit: MASHYEAPIRKPLVLGNKSYHDISVDIARPVEGKANKQWWIVFSIALVAFLWGIGCIIYTVSTGIGTWGLNKTVGWAWDITNFVWWVGIGHAGTLISAVLLLFRQKWRMAINRSAEAMTIFSVVQAGLFPIIHMGRPWLAYWVLPIPNQFGSLWVNFNSPLLWDVFAISTYLSVSLVFWWTGLLPDFAMIRDRAVRPFQKKIYALLSFGWSGRAKDWQRFEEVSLVLAGLATPLVLSVHTIVSFDFATSVIPGWHTTIFPPYFVAGAIFSGFAMVNTLLIIMRKVCSLEDYITIQHIELMNIVIMLTGSIVGCAYITELFMAWYSGVEYEQYAFLNRATGPYAWAYWAMMTCNVFSPQFMWSKKLRTSITFSFAISIVVNIGMWFERFVIIVTSLHRDYLPSSWTMFSPTFVDIGIFVGTIGFFFVLFLLYARTFPVIAQAEVKSIMKSSGEKYKLLRDAGKPLYEIKNEVVLKEKIVEEKSLPLDADKEKVSSLLAAIGVFDPKSDTPDDLKMIKGVGPQMEKTLNQLGIFKFSQVSKMTEKEYDLLDSITSSFPGRAQRDDWAGQAKILNNNK, encoded by the coding sequence ATGGCGTCGCATTACGAAGCACCTATTAGAAAACCTTTAGTACTTGGAAACAAGAGCTACCACGACATTTCTGTGGATATCGCTCGTCCAGTGGAAGGAAAAGCCAACAAACAATGGTGGATTGTTTTTTCTATAGCATTAGTAGCATTTCTTTGGGGTATTGGGTGTATCATCTATACCGTTTCTACAGGAATTGGTACTTGGGGATTAAATAAAACAGTTGGATGGGCATGGGATATTACTAACTTCGTTTGGTGGGTTGGTATTGGTCACGCTGGAACATTAATTTCTGCAGTACTTTTATTATTTCGTCAAAAATGGAGAATGGCAATTAACCGTTCTGCTGAGGCAATGACAATTTTTTCGGTAGTACAAGCGGGTTTATTTCCAATCATTCACATGGGACGTCCTTGGTTGGCATATTGGGTACTACCTATACCAAATCAATTTGGATCTTTATGGGTAAACTTTAACTCCCCTTTGCTTTGGGATGTATTTGCAATATCAACCTATTTATCTGTTTCCTTGGTATTTTGGTGGACAGGTTTATTACCAGATTTTGCAATGATTAGAGATAGAGCTGTAAGGCCGTTTCAGAAGAAAATATACGCCTTACTTAGTTTTGGTTGGTCGGGTAGAGCAAAAGATTGGCAGCGTTTTGAAGAAGTTTCTTTGGTTTTAGCTGGTTTAGCTACACCACTGGTACTTTCAGTACATACTATTGTATCTTTTGATTTTGCTACTTCGGTAATCCCAGGATGGCATACTACTATTTTTCCACCGTACTTCGTAGCAGGAGCTATCTTCTCAGGGTTTGCGATGGTAAATACCTTACTAATTATCATGCGTAAAGTATGTAGTTTAGAAGATTATATTACGATTCAGCATATAGAGTTAATGAACATTGTTATTATGTTAACGGGTTCTATTGTTGGTTGTGCGTATATCACAGAATTATTTATGGCTTGGTATTCTGGTGTAGAATACGAGCAGTACGCATTTTTAAATAGAGCTACTGGTCCTTATGCTTGGGCGTATTGGGCAATGATGACCTGTAATGTTTTCTCACCACAATTTATGTGGTCTAAAAAATTACGTACAAGTATTACGTTTTCATTCGCTATTTCAATAGTAGTAAATATTGGTATGTGGTTTGAGCGTTTTGTTATTATCGTAACATCCCTACACCGTGACTATTTACCGTCATCGTGGACTATGTTTTCCCCTACTTTTGTAGATATAGGTATATTTGTTGGTACTATAGGATTCTTTTTTGTATTATTCTTACTCTATGCTAGAACATTCCCTGTGATTGCGCAAGCTGAAGTAAAATCGATTATGAAATCATCGGGAGAAAAGTACAAATTATTACGTGATGCTGGAAAGCCACTTTACGAGATAAAAAATGAAGTAGTACTTAAGGAAAAAATTGTAGAGGAAAAATCACTACCACTAGATGCTGATAAAGAAAAGGTTTCCTCTTTACTTGCGGCTATAGGAGTATTTGATCCAAAATCAGATACGCCAGATGATCTTAAAATGATTAAAGGTGTTGGACCTCAAATGGAGAAAACATTAAACCAGTTAGGTATTTTTAAGTTTTCTCAGGTGTCTAAAATGACAGAAAAAGAATACGATTTGTTAGATTCTATTACGAGTTCTTTCCCTGGAAGAGCGCAGAGAGATGATTGGGCAGGTCAAGCTAAGATTTTAAATAACAATAAATAG
- a CDS encoding DUF3341 domain-containing protein, producing the protein MASKVIHAFYTDDDVLMHAVKKVKEAKHHIEEVYCPFPVHGLDKAMGLSSTRLAITSFMYGCVGLAVAITMMNYMMIQDWPMDIGGKPSFSYIENMPAFVPIMFELTIFFAAHLMVITFYMRSRLWPFKEAENPDKRTTDDHFLMEIEIHNNEDELMQLLAETGAVEINISEK; encoded by the coding sequence ATGGCCTCTAAAGTTATACATGCATTTTATACAGATGACGACGTGCTAATGCACGCTGTGAAAAAGGTAAAAGAAGCGAAACATCATATTGAGGAAGTATATTGTCCTTTTCCAGTTCATGGGCTAGATAAGGCGATGGGACTGAGTTCAACCAGGTTGGCCATTACGTCGTTCATGTATGGATGTGTTGGTTTGGCTGTTGCTATTACTATGATGAATTATATGATGATTCAAGACTGGCCAATGGATATTGGTGGAAAACCAAGTTTTAGTTACATAGAAAACATGCCTGCTTTTGTACCGATTATGTTTGAGCTTACCATTTTCTTTGCAGCGCATTTAATGGTAATTACCTTCTACATGAGAAGTAGATTATGGCCTTTTAAAGAAGCTGAAAACCCAGATAAAAGAACAACTGACGATCATTTTTTAATGGAAATTGAGATTCATAATAACGAGGATGAATTAATGCAATTACTAGCGGAAACAGGAGCAGTTGAAATAAATATTTCAGAAAAGTAG
- a CDS encoding cytochrome c has translation MKSFIKLAILLMVGVTCTSCFDKNSPNYQYMPNMAKSVGYESYQEVDFLPNGMEAKKPVDNTIPRGKLPYKFADGLEGKELARLQESPLDSLASLENLAVGSELYAVNCAICHGSKGAGNGYLVEREKILGVPSYADVGRNITVGSTYHTIYYGLNSMGSYANQLNEEERWQVSEFVMKLKEELTK, from the coding sequence ATGAAAAGTTTTATAAAATTAGCAATATTACTTATGGTAGGGGTGACATGTACTTCTTGTTTCGATAAGAATAGTCCAAACTACCAATACATGCCAAACATGGCTAAATCCGTGGGATACGAATCGTATCAGGAGGTAGATTTCTTACCTAACGGTATGGAAGCTAAAAAACCTGTAGATAATACTATTCCTAGGGGCAAGTTGCCGTATAAATTTGCTGACGGGCTAGAGGGTAAAGAGTTGGCGAGGCTTCAAGAAAGTCCACTCGATTCTTTGGCTTCTTTAGAAAATTTGGCAGTGGGTTCAGAATTATACGCTGTTAACTGTGCCATATGTCATGGTAGCAAGGGAGCGGGTAATGGTTATTTGGTAGAAAGAGAAAAAATATTAGGGGTTCCTAGTTACGCGGATGTCGGAAGAAATATTACCGTTGGAAGCACATACCACACTATTTACTATGGCTTAAATTCCATGGGTTCTTATGCAAACCAACTGAATGAAGAAGAACGTTGGCAGGTGTCAGAATTTGTAATGAAATTAAAAGAAGAGTTAACAAAATAA